The following proteins are encoded in a genomic region of Acidobacteriota bacterium:
- the carB gene encoding carbamoyl-phosphate synthase large subunit, which yields MPKRTDIKSILVLGSGPIVIGQACEFDYSGTQACRALRKEGYRVVLVNSNPATIMTDPEFADATYIEPLDRDTVAAIIAQEKPDALLPTVGGQTALNLAVALDEAGVLAKHGVETLGASIHSVKLGEDRLLFKQAMQEVGVDVLKSGMARSLEEARAVAQPFGYPVIIRPSFTLGGSGGGIAFNKDDFDGIVKRGLTLSPVHEVLVEESVLGWKEFELEVMRDAADTFVVVCSIENLDPMGVHTGDSITIAPQMTLSDVEYQAMRDDAKKVIRAVGVATGGSNIQFAVHPKTGRRIVIEMNPRVSRSSALASKATGFPIAKIAALLAVGYRLDEIPNDITKKTPASFEPTLDYVVTKIPRFTFEKFPGADTTLGVQMKSVGEVMALGRTFAESFGKALRSLETGRTGWVDAVPMPAPKPDALRVPRPERIYAVLAALRHGTSVEAVSDVTGIDRWFLDRFAEALAVEARVKAAGAKALEDADLLREAKRSGYSDPDLATLTGRSAADVAAARERLAVTPVFSRVDTCAAEFESTTPYLYSCYETEDEAGVTSKEKVIVLGSGPNRIGQGLEFDYCCVHAAEAITEAGYESVMVNCNPETVSTDYDTSDRLYFEPLTFEDVMAVVKREKPKGVLVQFGGQTPLKLAHALENAGVPILGTQPEAIDRAEDRERFGELLKEVNLQAPPWGVARNAEEGMRVGRKLGFPLLVRPSYVLGGRAMRIAYDEEALRHVLGEALAAFPDRPILIDRFLEDAYELDVDALGDGEHVVVAGVMQHIEQAGIHSGDSYAVLPPYTRVPRAALGEIRQATVKLGLALKVVGLMNVQYAIRGSELYVLEVNPRASRTVPFVAKTTGVPFARLAARLCLGETLPEVGLTEEPPVLGFSIKAPVFPFRKFEGVDTILGPEMRSTGEVMGRDRGFGLAFLKAALGAGIRLPEKGAAFLSVHDGDKDALLPLARELHALGFTLLATGGTARALQKGGLSPRTVLKVNEGRPNIVDLMINGSVDLVVNTPLGKESFYDEVAIRRTALERDIPCLTTLSAASAALEAIRARAAGALSYAPLQEEVRV from the coding sequence ATGCCGAAACGGACGGATATCAAGTCGATTCTCGTGCTGGGTTCGGGCCCGATCGTGATCGGCCAGGCCTGCGAGTTCGACTACTCCGGGACCCAGGCCTGCCGGGCCCTCCGGAAAGAAGGCTACCGCGTCGTCCTCGTGAACTCGAACCCCGCCACGATCATGACGGACCCGGAGTTCGCGGACGCCACGTACATCGAGCCGCTCGACCGCGACACGGTCGCCGCGATCATCGCGCAGGAAAAGCCCGACGCCCTCCTCCCGACCGTCGGCGGGCAGACGGCGCTGAACCTCGCCGTCGCGCTCGACGAGGCCGGTGTCCTCGCGAAGCACGGCGTCGAAACGCTCGGGGCTTCCATCCACTCCGTGAAGCTCGGCGAGGACCGCCTCCTCTTCAAGCAGGCGATGCAGGAGGTCGGCGTCGACGTCCTGAAGTCCGGAATGGCGCGGAGCCTGGAGGAAGCCCGCGCCGTCGCGCAGCCCTTCGGCTACCCCGTCATCATCCGGCCGTCCTTCACGCTCGGCGGGTCCGGCGGCGGGATCGCCTTCAACAAGGACGACTTCGACGGGATCGTGAAGCGCGGCCTCACGCTCTCCCCCGTCCACGAGGTCCTCGTCGAGGAGTCCGTGCTCGGCTGGAAGGAGTTCGAGCTCGAGGTCATGCGCGACGCGGCCGACACGTTCGTCGTCGTCTGCTCGATCGAGAACCTCGACCCGATGGGCGTCCACACGGGCGACTCGATCACGATCGCGCCGCAGATGACGCTCTCGGACGTCGAGTACCAGGCGATGCGCGACGACGCGAAGAAGGTCATCCGCGCCGTCGGCGTCGCGACGGGCGGCTCGAACATCCAGTTCGCGGTGCACCCGAAGACGGGCCGCCGGATCGTCATCGAGATGAACCCGCGCGTCTCGCGTTCGTCGGCCCTCGCCTCGAAGGCGACGGGCTTCCCGATCGCGAAGATCGCGGCGCTCCTGGCCGTCGGCTACCGGCTGGACGAGATCCCGAACGACATCACGAAAAAGACGCCTGCCTCGTTCGAGCCGACGCTCGACTACGTCGTGACGAAGATCCCGCGCTTCACGTTCGAGAAATTCCCCGGGGCCGATACGACGCTCGGCGTCCAGATGAAGTCCGTCGGCGAGGTCATGGCCCTCGGGCGGACGTTCGCCGAGTCGTTCGGCAAGGCCCTTCGCTCGCTCGAGACGGGCCGGACGGGCTGGGTGGACGCCGTCCCCATGCCCGCACCCAAGCCCGACGCGTTGCGCGTCCCGCGGCCGGAGCGGATCTACGCGGTCCTGGCGGCCCTCCGCCACGGAACGAGCGTCGAGGCCGTCTCGGACGTCACGGGCATCGACCGCTGGTTCCTCGACCGCTTCGCCGAGGCGCTCGCCGTCGAGGCGCGCGTGAAGGCGGCGGGCGCGAAGGCGCTCGAGGACGCGGACCTTCTGCGCGAGGCCAAGCGCAGCGGCTACTCGGATCCCGACCTCGCGACGCTCACCGGCCGGTCCGCCGCCGACGTCGCGGCCGCGCGGGAGCGCCTCGCCGTCACGCCCGTTTTCAGCCGCGTCGACACGTGCGCGGCCGAGTTCGAGTCGACGACGCCTTACCTCTACTCCTGCTACGAGACGGAGGACGAGGCCGGCGTCACGTCGAAGGAGAAGGTGATCGTCCTCGGGTCCGGGCCGAACCGGATCGGGCAGGGGCTCGAGTTCGACTACTGCTGCGTCCACGCGGCCGAGGCGATCACGGAGGCGGGCTACGAGTCCGTCATGGTGAACTGCAACCCCGAGACCGTGTCGACGGACTACGACACGTCCGACCGACTCTACTTCGAGCCGCTCACGTTCGAAGACGTGATGGCCGTCGTGAAGCGCGAGAAGCCGAAGGGCGTCCTCGTGCAGTTCGGCGGCCAGACGCCGCTCAAGCTCGCGCACGCGCTCGAAAACGCCGGCGTGCCGATCCTCGGGACGCAGCCCGAGGCCATCGACCGCGCCGAGGACCGCGAGCGCTTCGGCGAGCTCCTCAAGGAGGTCAACCTCCAGGCGCCGCCGTGGGGCGTCGCGCGCAACGCCGAGGAAGGCATGCGCGTGGGCCGGAAGCTCGGATTCCCCCTCCTCGTGCGCCCGAGCTACGTGCTCGGGGGGCGCGCGATGCGCATCGCGTACGACGAGGAGGCTCTCCGTCACGTCCTCGGAGAGGCCCTCGCCGCGTTCCCGGACCGCCCGATCCTCATCGACCGCTTCCTCGAGGACGCCTACGAGCTGGACGTCGACGCCCTCGGCGACGGCGAGCACGTCGTGGTGGCGGGCGTCATGCAGCACATCGAGCAGGCGGGAATCCACTCGGGCGATTCGTATGCGGTCCTCCCGCCCTACACGCGGGTTCCGCGCGCCGCGCTCGGCGAGATCCGCCAGGCGACCGTGAAGCTCGGCCTCGCGCTGAAGGTCGTCGGCCTCATGAACGTCCAGTACGCGATCCGCGGGAGCGAGCTCTACGTCCTCGAGGTGAACCCGCGCGCGTCGCGCACGGTGCCGTTCGTCGCGAAAACGACGGGCGTGCCGTTCGCGCGCCTCGCGGCGCGCCTCTGCCTCGGCGAGACGCTTCCGGAGGTCGGACTCACCGAGGAGCCGCCCGTCCTCGGGTTCTCGATCAAGGCGCCCGTCTTCCCGTTCCGCAAGTTCGAGGGCGTGGACACGATTCTCGGCCCCGAGATGCGCTCGACGGGCGAGGTCATGGGCCGCGACCGCGGCTTCGGCCTCGCGTTCCTGAAGGCCGCGCTCGGCGCCGGCATCCGCCTGCCCGAGAAGGGCGCCGCGTTCCTGTCCGTCCACGACGGCGACAAGGACGCCCTCCTGCCGCTCGCCCGCGAGCTGCACGCGCTCGGCTTCACGCTCCTCGCCACCGGGGGCACCGCGAGAGCGCTCCAGAAGGGCGGCCTCTCGCCGCGAACCGTCCTGAAGGTCAACGAGGGCCGCCCGAACATCGTCGACCTCATGATCAACGGGTCCGTGGACCTCGTCGTGAACACGCCGCTCGGCAAGGAATCCTTCTACGACGAGGTCGCGATCCGCCGCACGGCGCTCGAGCGCGACATCCCGTGCCTCACGACGCTCTCGGCCGCCTCGGCCGCGCTCGAGGCGATCCGGGCGCGCGCCGCGGGCGCCCTGTCGTACGCGCCGCTCCAGGAGGAGGTACGCGTCTGA
- a CDS encoding helix-hairpin-helix domain-containing protein — translation MRKTLWNSLCALATAAAIVAWAPSAFSASKKTPTPAAEAPAAKTTSDKSAKTEKVNLNTASEKDVAAAKGVGDKLAKELVAGRPYKTWDEVSKVKGVGTGKKLDSLKKVLKLSGGEAAAAAKEEPATKETKGKKSKSSSRVEETAAPAATGAAAGAGASGKASASSEPSSPSKKSSSSSSSSSSSEKLAPGTKININTASAEELDKLPEIGPVKAQAIVDYRKANGKFAAPEDVMKVSGIKEGTYAKIKDYIVVR, via the coding sequence ATGAGAAAGACCTTGTGGAACTCACTGTGCGCGTTGGCGACGGCCGCGGCGATTGTCGCGTGGGCGCCTTCCGCTTTTTCCGCTTCGAAGAAGACGCCGACCCCCGCCGCCGAGGCGCCCGCCGCGAAGACCACTTCGGACAAGTCCGCCAAGACCGAGAAGGTCAACCTGAACACGGCCAGCGAGAAGGACGTCGCCGCCGCCAAGGGCGTCGGGGACAAGCTCGCCAAGGAGCTCGTCGCGGGCCGTCCCTACAAGACGTGGGACGAGGTCTCGAAGGTCAAGGGCGTCGGCACGGGCAAGAAGCTCGACTCGCTCAAGAAGGTTCTCAAGCTGAGCGGCGGCGAGGCCGCCGCGGCGGCGAAGGAAGAGCCGGCGACGAAGGAAACCAAGGGAAAGAAATCCAAGAGTTCTTCGAGGGTGGAAGAAACGGCGGCTCCGGCTGCGACCGGCGCGGCGGCGGGCGCGGGCGCTTCCGGCAAGGCGTCGGCCTCGTCCGAGCCCTCTTCACCTTCTAAGAAATCTTCTTCTTCCTCTTCCTCTTCTTCCTCCTCCGAGAAGCTCGCGCCCGGGACGAAGATCAACATCAATACGGCCTCGGCGGAAGAGCTCGACAAGCTGCCCGAGATCGGGCCCGTCAAGGCGCAGGCGATCGTCGACTACCGCAAGGCCAACGGGAAGTTCGCGGCGCCCGAGGACGTCATGAAGGTGTCCGGCATCAAGGAAGGCACCTACGCGAAGATCAAAGACTACATCGTGGTTCGGTAA
- a CDS encoding DUF937 domain-containing protein: protein MSLLDDVLREVSGAAGGAVDASQHSLATDLMGMLSGGGMSRGLGGLVDMFNQKGLGDIVTSWVSTGKNLPISPEQIQAVLGSAQVQALAAKAGINPQMASAAIAQILPQLVDKATPNGQLPAGGILDAISGFFRKD, encoded by the coding sequence ATGAGCCTTCTCGACGACGTTCTGCGGGAAGTGAGCGGCGCCGCCGGCGGCGCCGTGGACGCGTCGCAGCACAGCCTCGCGACCGACCTCATGGGGATGCTCTCGGGCGGCGGGATGTCGAGGGGCCTCGGCGGCCTCGTCGACATGTTCAACCAGAAGGGCCTCGGGGACATCGTGACCTCGTGGGTGTCGACGGGGAAGAACCTCCCGATCTCGCCGGAGCAGATCCAGGCCGTGCTCGGAAGCGCTCAGGTCCAGGCACTGGCTGCGAAGGCGGGCATCAATCCCCAGATGGCGAGTGCGGCGATCGCGCAGATCCTCCCGCAGCTCGTCGACAAGGCGACGCCGAACGGCCAGCTGCCGGCCGGCGGCATCCTCGACGCGATCTCGGGGTTCTTCCGAAAGGACTAG
- a CDS encoding SH3 domain-containing protein encodes MRLNASRLGLVAALAVGLWGCASAPPPPPPAPEPAPAPEPAPAPQAAEFSWIVPKTVNVREAPSTKAATVAKASKGVRLTSFEEKDGWVRVKLPDTRIGWVKKDLLKRDDGCLPDRKEVLIEPPMLRVSDTPGAKGKVVVEADIDETGSVKAVRVITNETGSPDRAESVKAEVRTVKFQPPVRRCKVTGFTYVYSRTF; translated from the coding sequence ATGCGTCTCAACGCTTCACGTCTCGGCCTTGTCGCCGCCCTCGCCGTTGGCCTCTGGGGCTGCGCCTCGGCCCCGCCGCCGCCTCCGCCCGCTCCCGAGCCGGCTCCCGCGCCCGAACCCGCGCCCGCGCCGCAGGCCGCCGAGTTCTCCTGGATCGTGCCGAAGACCGTGAACGTGCGGGAGGCTCCCTCCACGAAGGCGGCGACGGTCGCCAAGGCCTCGAAAGGCGTCCGTCTGACCTCGTTCGAAGAAAAGGACGGCTGGGTTCGCGTGAAGCTTCCCGACACGAGGATCGGCTGGGTGAAGAAGGACCTCCTCAAGCGCGACGACGGCTGCCTCCCGGACCGCAAGGAAGTCCTGATCGAGCCGCCCATGCTCCGCGTCAGCGACACGCCCGGCGCGAAGGGCAAGGTCGTCGTCGAGGCCGACATCGACGAGACGGGCTCGGTGAAGGCGGTCCGCGTGATCACGAACGAGACGGGCTCTCCCGATCGCGCCGAGTCCGTGAAGGCCGAGGTCAGGACCGTGAAGTTCCAGCCGCCCGTCCGCCGGTGCAAGGTGACCGGCTTCACGTACGTCTACTCGCGGACGTTCTAG
- a CDS encoding aspartate kinase gives MSKKVSIHKFGGTSLGDADRIRNAARLLSAARRKGRVVAVASAMGGVTDVLLGAAREAERGRIGPARAAVEALRERHEAAARALGVRFDAAPLRELSAALEGVALLRERTARVTDLVSSFGERLSAPLLAATLVKAGVPARSVDAREMLVTDDRHGAATCDRKKSDPRVRRRLRPLLASGVLPVVTGFIAKNAGGETTTLGRSGSDTTAALLGAALAAREVVIWTDVDGVLSADPRLVRGARLLRRLSYREAAEMTYFGAKVLHFPAVLPAIAEEIPLVIRNSFHPERPGTTIAVKGDGARGVRAVTAISGLCLLSLDGKGMTGIPGIAARVFGATARLGVSVVMFSQASSEQNIALVIPEGDRARTVAALDQEFRFERLTGSIDGVTARTPIAVVAAVGDGMRGTPGIAAKVFAAAAKAGVNVEAIAQGSSECNISFAVAGEDRERAVRALHRVVTT, from the coding sequence ATGAGCAAGAAGGTCTCCATCCACAAGTTCGGCGGCACCTCGCTCGGGGACGCCGACCGCATCCGCAACGCCGCCCGGCTCCTTTCCGCCGCGCGCCGCAAGGGCCGGGTCGTGGCCGTCGCCTCCGCGATGGGGGGCGTCACGGACGTCCTCCTCGGAGCCGCCCGCGAGGCCGAGCGCGGCCGCATCGGGCCCGCCCGCGCCGCCGTCGAGGCCCTGCGCGAGCGCCACGAGGCCGCCGCGCGGGCGCTCGGCGTGCGCTTCGACGCGGCCCCTCTCCGCGAGCTTTCCGCCGCCCTCGAGGGCGTCGCGCTCCTGCGCGAGCGGACGGCGCGCGTCACGGACCTCGTGTCCTCCTTCGGCGAGCGCCTCTCGGCGCCGCTCCTCGCCGCGACGCTCGTGAAGGCGGGAGTCCCGGCGCGCTCCGTGGACGCGCGCGAGATGCTCGTCACGGACGACCGGCACGGCGCCGCGACGTGCGACCGCAAGAAGAGCGACCCGCGCGTCAGGCGGCGGCTGAGGCCGCTTCTTGCGAGCGGCGTCCTCCCCGTCGTGACGGGCTTCATCGCGAAGAACGCGGGGGGCGAGACGACGACGCTCGGCCGCTCGGGCTCCGACACGACGGCCGCGCTCCTCGGCGCCGCCCTCGCCGCGAGGGAGGTCGTGATCTGGACGGACGTGGACGGCGTGCTTTCGGCCGACCCGCGCCTCGTGCGCGGCGCGCGCCTCCTCCGGCGCCTCTCCTACCGCGAGGCGGCGGAGATGACGTACTTCGGCGCGAAGGTGCTCCACTTCCCGGCCGTCCTTCCGGCGATCGCCGAGGAGATTCCGCTCGTCATCCGCAACTCGTTCCACCCGGAGCGCCCGGGAACGACGATCGCCGTCAAGGGAGACGGCGCCCGCGGCGTGCGCGCCGTCACGGCGATCTCCGGGCTGTGCCTCCTCTCGCTCGACGGCAAGGGCATGACGGGCATCCCCGGGATCGCGGCGCGCGTCTTCGGCGCCACGGCGCGTCTCGGCGTTTCGGTCGTCATGTTCTCGCAGGCGTCCTCCGAGCAGAACATCGCGCTCGTGATCCCCGAAGGGGACCGCGCGCGCACGGTCGCGGCGCTCGACCAGGAGTTCCGCTTCGAGCGCCTCACGGGCTCGATCGACGGCGTCACGGCGCGCACGCCGATCGCGGTCGTCGCGGCCGTGGGCGACGGGATGAGGGGGACGCCCGGGATCGCGGCGAAGGTGTTCGCAGCCGCTGCAAAGGCCGGCGTCAATGTGGAAGCAATCGCGCAGGGAAGCTCCGAGTGCAACATCAGTTTCGCGGTGGCGGGAGAAGATCGCGAAAGGGCCGTCAGGGCGCTACATCGAGTCGTGACGACATGA
- a CDS encoding homoserine kinase translates to MIRERQSGAEPPKPSKKIFSSISVFAPASVANFGVGFDVLGAALEGPGDVVRARLTDKPGVRLAGISGDGGRLPLSARRNTAAVAAAAVLEAAGERRRGIELTLEKGLPLSSGMGSSAASAAAGALAAGLLVGMTDRVALLRPALFGEHVADGSWHGDNVFASLLGGLVLVPSSDPDGPLEPVRLKAPARLRLVLVHPALELETRRARGVVPRKVPMAVHTAHAASLAGFILALGDGDLARAGRALLEDRLVDPARLPLIPGGRAVLDAMLAAGAHGACLAGAGPSLLGLTEDGPMAARIARAAEAAWRRAGVAAHASVHRLDAKGARRVRS, encoded by the coding sequence ATGATCAGGGAGAGGCAGTCCGGCGCGGAGCCTCCCAAACCTTCTAAGAAAATCTTCTCTTCGATTTCTGTATTTGCGCCCGCTTCCGTCGCGAACTTCGGCGTCGGGTTCGACGTCCTCGGCGCCGCCCTCGAGGGGCCGGGCGACGTGGTCCGCGCGCGCCTCACGGACAAGCCGGGCGTCCGCCTCGCCGGAATCTCGGGAGACGGCGGAAGGCTGCCGCTCTCGGCGCGCCGCAACACGGCCGCCGTCGCCGCCGCCGCCGTTCTCGAAGCGGCGGGGGAGCGAAGGCGCGGGATCGAGCTGACGCTCGAGAAGGGCCTCCCGCTCTCGAGCGGGATGGGCTCGTCGGCGGCCTCGGCCGCTGCGGGTGCGCTCGCGGCCGGGCTTCTCGTCGGCATGACGGACCGCGTCGCGCTCCTTCGCCCCGCGCTCTTCGGCGAGCACGTCGCGGACGGCTCCTGGCACGGCGACAACGTCTTCGCGTCGCTCCTCGGCGGACTCGTGCTCGTCCCGTCGTCCGACCCCGACGGGCCGCTCGAGCCGGTGCGCCTGAAGGCGCCCGCGCGCCTGCGCCTCGTCCTCGTCCACCCCGCGCTCGAGCTCGAGACGCGCCGCGCCCGCGGCGTCGTCCCTCGGAAGGTTCCGATGGCCGTCCACACGGCGCACGCGGCGTCGCTGGCCGGCTTCATCCTCGCCCTCGGGGACGGCGACCTCGCGCGCGCGGGACGCGCCCTGCTCGAGGACCGGCTCGTCGATCCCGCGCGGCTGCCGCTCATCCCGGGCGGGCGCGCCGTCCTCGACGCGATGCTCGCCGCCGGCGCGCACGGCGCCTGCCTTGCCGGCGCCGGTCCCTCGCTCCTCGGGCTCACGGAAGACGGGCCCATGGCCGCCCGGATCGCGCGTGCCGCGGAGGCCGCGTGGCGGCGGGCAGGAGTCGCCGCCCATGCCTCCGTCCACCGCCTCGACGCAAAGGGCGCGCGGCGCGTCCGCTCATAA
- the thrC gene encoding threonine synthase — MPAPSVAARFRCVACAAEYPLAEARTACAACGELLDVVPDLASFGYSGAGWRDLFDRRRAAPGSPETRAFERSGVWRYREHVLPGLDTEYLVSKPEGLTRLYAGGALGEELGLTRLFVKHEGENPTLSFKDRGMAAGVTWAKACGFPLVGCASTGDTSAALAAYAAEAPGMRAVVLLPHAKITDEQLSQALAYGATTLGLDTDFDGCMKIVAALADEGRVYLLNSKNAVRLEGQKTIGFEAIHDLGWSVPDWFVVPVGNAGNVSAIGKGLREWLSLGILDKKPRIAGIQADAADPFYLSYRAGFKERVTRVAGDTAASAIRIGAPVSHPKAQREIGFFDGVVERVTEAELLDAFALANRHGLAICPNSAVALAGAAKLRREGVIKKSDLVVVVATAHALKFSGTMAAYHRGTGRLANPPRRIPATLDAVRAALG; from the coding sequence ATGCCCGCGCCCTCCGTCGCCGCCCGCTTCCGCTGCGTCGCCTGCGCCGCGGAGTACCCGCTCGCCGAGGCGCGCACGGCCTGTGCCGCGTGCGGCGAGCTCCTCGACGTCGTGCCGGACCTCGCCTCGTTCGGGTATTCGGGCGCCGGATGGCGCGACCTCTTCGACCGCCGCCGCGCCGCGCCCGGCTCGCCCGAGACGCGCGCGTTCGAGCGCAGCGGCGTCTGGCGCTACCGCGAGCATGTCCTGCCCGGCCTCGACACGGAATATCTCGTGAGCAAGCCCGAGGGCTTAACGCGCCTCTATGCGGGCGGGGCGCTCGGCGAGGAGCTGGGGCTGACACGCCTCTTCGTCAAGCACGAGGGCGAGAACCCGACGCTCTCCTTCAAGGACCGCGGGATGGCCGCGGGGGTCACGTGGGCGAAGGCCTGCGGTTTCCCGCTCGTGGGCTGCGCGTCCACCGGCGACACCTCGGCGGCGCTCGCGGCCTATGCGGCCGAGGCGCCCGGGATGCGCGCCGTGGTTCTCCTTCCGCACGCGAAGATCACGGACGAGCAGCTCTCTCAGGCGCTCGCGTACGGGGCGACCACGCTCGGCCTCGACACGGACTTCGACGGCTGCATGAAGATCGTCGCCGCCCTTGCGGACGAGGGGCGCGTGTATCTCCTGAACAGCAAGAACGCCGTCCGCCTCGAGGGGCAGAAGACGATCGGCTTCGAGGCGATCCACGACCTCGGATGGTCGGTCCCGGACTGGTTCGTGGTGCCCGTGGGCAACGCGGGAAACGTCTCGGCGATCGGCAAGGGCCTGCGCGAGTGGCTCTCGCTCGGCATCCTCGACAAGAAGCCGCGGATCGCGGGCATCCAGGCCGACGCGGCGGACCCGTTCTACCTCTCGTACAGGGCCGGGTTCAAAGAGCGCGTCACGCGCGTGGCGGGCGACACGGCGGCCTCGGCAATCCGCATCGGCGCGCCCGTCTCGCACCCGAAGGCGCAGCGGGAGATCGGCTTCTTCGACGGAGTCGTGGAACGCGTGACCGAGGCCGAGCTCCTCGACGCCTTCGCGCTCGCGAACCGCCACGGCCTCGCGATCTGCCCAAATTCCGCCGTGGCGCTCGCGGGCGCGGCGAAGCTGCGGAGAGAGGGCGTCATCAAGAAGAGCGATCTCGTCGTCGTCGTCGCGACGGCGCACGCGCTGAAGTTTTCGGGGACGATGGCGGCGTATCACCGTGGAACGGGCCGCCTCGCGAACCCTCCGCGCCGCATTCCGGCGACGCTCGACGCCGTCCGCGCCGCGCTCGGCTAG
- a CDS encoding zinc-ribbon domain-containing protein, with amino-acid sequence MIIQCTSCQARYHYDESRFAGAPLKRIKCTKCASVFEIRNPGLAGSVSAGLARPHSIGPDEFSLDETAMTEAGKRRQAGAMPGGPARAAILATAPPAETSPPPQADPGRPPTDKVPIPAAARGMARPLRLPDGVRLSLACISGPDSGRIFEIDKPRVVIGRANADIVVSDIQCSRQHAAIEVMDEHVFLVDLGSTNGTYVFDQRIGRTELESRTEFEIGTTTLMLIRSGGPHENQPPGS; translated from the coding sequence GTGATCATCCAGTGCACTTCGTGCCAGGCGCGCTACCACTACGACGAGTCGCGCTTCGCCGGCGCGCCCCTCAAGCGCATCAAGTGTACGAAGTGCGCCAGCGTCTTTGAGATCCGGAACCCGGGCCTCGCGGGCTCCGTCTCGGCGGGGCTGGCCCGGCCTCACTCGATCGGACCCGACGAGTTCTCTCTCGACGAGACCGCCATGACCGAGGCGGGCAAGCGCCGCCAGGCGGGCGCGATGCCGGGCGGGCCCGCCCGCGCGGCCATTCTGGCGACCGCGCCGCCCGCGGAGACGTCCCCGCCGCCGCAGGCCGACCCGGGGCGGCCCCCGACGGACAAGGTCCCGATCCCCGCGGCCGCGCGGGGCATGGCGCGCCCGCTCCGGCTGCCCGACGGCGTCCGCCTGTCACTCGCCTGCATCTCGGGCCCGGACTCGGGCCGCATCTTCGAGATCGACAAGCCGCGCGTCGTGATCGGCCGCGCGAACGCCGACATCGTCGTGTCCGACATCCAGTGTTCGCGCCAGCACGCCGCCATCGAGGTCATGGACGAGCACGTGTTCCTCGTGGACCTCGGCTCGACGAACGGGACATACGTCTTCGACCAGCGGATCGGCCGCACGGAGCTCGAGAGCCGCACCGAGTTCGAGATCGGGACGACGACGCTCATGCTCATCCGGAGCGGCGGCCCGCACGAGAACCAGCCCCCGGGCAGCTGA
- a CDS encoding cysteine desulfurase, producing the protein MRPGSLLSTPSVLYADHHATTPLDPDVFEAMRPWLAGLAANPSSVHGPGRAARAAVERARDEVARLLNAEPGGVVFTSGGTEADNLAVRGGARAAREADAARRGVLFTAAEHAAVREAALALAPEGFEVRELAVDARGVPRDPSPAGEGTALVAAILANNETGAVFDELPSFAAAARKAGALVHADAVQAAGKIPVDVQALGVDFLAIAAHKFGGPKGAGALWVRPGVRVFALAAGGGQERGRRGGTENVAALVGLGEASRLARERLTGEGARLAALRDRLEAGLLAAVPGARVNAAGGSRLPTATSVVFPGSEAETLVAALDLEGIAVSAGSACHAGTTAPSRVLIALGLTPADAKATLRVSFGRTTTERDVERLLEAVPRIVARARGATRT; encoded by the coding sequence ATGCGACCGGGGTCACTTCTGAGCACACCGTCCGTCCTCTATGCGGATCACCACGCGACGACGCCGCTGGATCCGGACGTCTTCGAGGCGATGCGCCCCTGGCTCGCCGGGCTCGCGGCCAATCCGTCGTCCGTCCACGGGCCCGGGCGCGCCGCCCGCGCGGCCGTCGAGCGGGCCCGGGACGAGGTCGCAAGGCTCCTCAACGCCGAGCCGGGCGGCGTCGTCTTCACGTCCGGCGGGACCGAGGCCGACAACCTGGCCGTCCGCGGGGGCGCCCGCGCCGCCCGGGAGGCCGATGCCGCGCGGCGCGGCGTGCTCTTCACCGCGGCCGAGCACGCGGCCGTACGCGAAGCCGCGCTCGCCCTCGCGCCGGAGGGCTTCGAGGTCCGCGAGCTGGCGGTGGACGCGCGCGGCGTCCCCCGCGATCCCTCCCCGGCGGGCGAAGGAACCGCCCTCGTCGCGGCGATCCTCGCGAACAACGAGACGGGCGCGGTCTTCGACGAACTGCCGTCCTTCGCGGCGGCGGCCCGGAAGGCGGGCGCCCTCGTCCACGCCGACGCCGTTCAGGCCGCGGGGAAGATCCCCGTGGACGTCCAGGCGCTCGGCGTCGACTTCCTCGCGATCGCCGCCCACAAGTTCGGCGGGCCGAAGGGGGCCGGCGCCCTCTGGGTCCGGCCCGGCGTGCGCGTCTTCGCGCTCGCGGCGGGCGGCGGGCAGGAGCGGGGCCGGCGTGGCGGCACGGAGAACGTCGCCGCACTCGTCGGTCTCGGCGAGGCGTCCCGCCTCGCCCGCGAGCGCCTCACGGGCGAGGGCGCCCGGCTCGCGGCGCTCCGCGACAGGCTCGAGGCGGGCCTTCTGGCGGCCGTCCCCGGGGCCCGGGTCAACGCGGCCGGCGGCTCCCGCCTTCCGACGGCGACGTCCGTCGTGTTTCCGGGCTCCGAGGCCGAGACGCTCGTCGCGGCACTCGACCTCGAGGGGATCGCCGTTTCCGCCGGATCCGCCTGCCACGCGGGGACGACGGCCCCGAGCCGCGTCCTCATCGCCCTCGGCCTCACGCCGGCCGACGCGAAGGCGACGCTCCGGGTCTCTTTCGGGCGCACGACCACGGAACGCGACGTCGAGCGCCTGCTCGAGGCCGTTCCGCGCATCGTCGCGCGGGCGCGGGGCGCGACGCGGACCTGA